A single region of the Salarchaeum japonicum genome encodes:
- a CDS encoding DNA topoisomerase IV subunit A translates to MSDITDAKARERLIDMAAEFYDQFADGDIPHMDVPTRSKSNIVFDEDAGVWVYGDRTSTRSANSVRGARKLLKAVYTMEFLAQQLEENRSSTLRELYYLSESWDEEEAQFNTQSESNKLVEDLEIVSGVKREDFHMRPEESGAKVMGPLLLREQTRRGDRDIHCQEDVGQGGYQIPNDPDTIEFLDNDAEFVLCVETGGMRDRLVENGFDDEYDALVVHLGGQPARATRRLTKRLRDELDLPVVVFTDGDPWSYRIFGSVAYGSIKSAHLSEYLATPDAQFVGIRPEDIVEYDLPTDPLSDSDVNALESELEDPRFQTEYWTEQIELQLDIAKKAEQQALASRGLDFVTDTYLPERLDAMGVI, encoded by the coding sequence ATGAGCGACATCACTGACGCGAAGGCGCGAGAGCGCCTCATCGACATGGCGGCGGAGTTCTACGACCAGTTCGCGGACGGCGACATCCCCCACATGGACGTGCCGACGCGCTCGAAGTCGAACATCGTGTTCGACGAGGACGCCGGCGTCTGGGTGTACGGCGACCGCACGAGCACGCGGAGCGCGAACAGCGTGCGGGGCGCGCGGAAACTCCTGAAGGCGGTGTACACGATGGAGTTTCTCGCCCAGCAGTTAGAGGAGAACCGCTCGTCCACCCTGCGTGAACTCTACTACCTCAGCGAGTCCTGGGACGAGGAGGAAGCCCAGTTCAACACGCAGTCCGAGTCGAACAAGCTCGTCGAAGACCTCGAAATCGTCTCCGGCGTCAAGCGCGAGGACTTCCACATGCGGCCGGAGGAGTCCGGCGCGAAGGTGATGGGGCCGCTCCTCCTCCGCGAGCAGACCCGGCGGGGCGACCGCGACATCCACTGCCAGGAGGACGTGGGGCAGGGCGGCTACCAGATTCCGAACGACCCGGACACCATCGAGTTCCTCGACAACGACGCCGAGTTCGTGCTCTGCGTGGAGACCGGTGGGATGCGCGACCGGCTCGTCGAGAACGGGTTCGACGACGAGTACGACGCGCTCGTCGTCCACCTCGGCGGCCAGCCCGCCCGGGCGACCCGCCGGCTCACGAAGCGTCTCCGGGACGAACTCGACCTCCCGGTCGTGGTGTTCACTGACGGCGACCCCTGGAGTTACCGCATCTTCGGGTCTGTCGCATATGGTTCCATCAAGTCCGCGCACCTCTCCGAGTACCTCGCGACGCCGGACGCGCAGTTCGTCGGCATCCGCCCCGAGGACATCGTGGAGTACGACCTCCCGACCGACCCGCTCAGCGACTCCGACGTGAACGCCCTCGAAAGCGAACTCGAAGACCCCCGGTTCCAGACCGAGTACTGGACCGAGCAGATAGAACTCCAGCTCGACATCGCCAAGAAGGCCGAACAGCAGGCGCTCGCCTCCCGCGGCCTGGACTTCGTCACCGACACCTACCTCCCCGAGCGCCTCGACGCGATGGGCGTCATCTGA
- a CDS encoding MBL fold metallo-hydrolase, with amino-acid sequence MVRYRDIALSWLGYATIRVRGDRTVYLDPGRYGVLDGYDARDGDVVCVTHDHHYDPDGIRRVAKPGATIVVYEGVNAENIGRDVTPVADLDYDVVRVGESETVTVDGVRVQSLPAYNRPDGPRDNHPPGFGVGYLVTLGDSRVLWTGDSDALSHHDDIDADVLCPPIGGSFTMNREEAAALAERMEPDLVVPVHYDTFDALETDADAFVTDVARREIGVALSPTQQ; translated from the coding sequence ATGGTTCGCTACCGCGACATCGCCCTCTCCTGGCTCGGCTACGCGACGATACGCGTCCGCGGCGACCGAACGGTCTACCTCGACCCCGGCCGGTACGGCGTCCTCGACGGCTACGACGCCCGGGACGGCGACGTGGTCTGCGTCACGCACGACCACCACTACGACCCGGACGGCATTCGGCGCGTCGCCAAGCCGGGCGCGACAATCGTCGTCTACGAGGGCGTGAACGCCGAGAACATCGGCCGGGACGTGACGCCGGTCGCCGACCTCGACTACGACGTGGTGCGCGTCGGCGAGTCCGAGACCGTCACGGTGGACGGCGTGCGCGTGCAGTCGCTTCCCGCGTACAACCGGCCCGACGGCCCCCGCGACAACCACCCGCCCGGGTTCGGCGTCGGCTACCTCGTCACCCTCGGCGACTCGCGCGTGCTCTGGACGGGCGACTCGGACGCGCTTTCCCACCACGACGACATCGACGCGGACGTGCTCTGCCCGCCAATCGGCGGGTCGTTCACGATGAACCGCGAGGAAGCCGCCGCGCTCGCGGAACGAATGGAACCCGACCTCGTCGTGCCCGTGCACTACGACACGTTCGACGCGCTCGAAACCGACGCCGACGCGTTCGTCACCGACGTGGCGCGACGCGAAATCGGGGTCGCGCTCTCTCCGACCCAGCAGTAA
- a CDS encoding HAD-IIA family hydrolase — MTRGVVVDLDGTVLSGDSLLDGAADALAAVRDAGRGVLFLTNNPTRPPAEYAQRLTGLGVDARPEEVLTATSATIDYLREHHADESVFAIAEASVTDQLRDAGVSLVADARRADTVVVGYDREFAYDDMVAALRAFDAGADALVGTDPDITVPTPDGPVPGSGAIIDAVANVVERDPDAVLGKPSDVTARLALDRLDLPAAECVLVGDRLDTDIAMGNRVGMTTVLVRTGVTDDETLAASPVQPDYVRDSLADARDLL; from the coding sequence ATGACTCGCGGCGTCGTCGTCGACCTCGACGGTACCGTTCTCTCCGGCGACTCGCTGTTGGACGGCGCGGCGGACGCGCTCGCCGCCGTCCGCGACGCGGGCCGCGGCGTGCTCTTCCTCACGAACAACCCCACGCGGCCGCCCGCCGAGTACGCCCAGCGGCTCACAGGCCTCGGCGTGGACGCCCGCCCCGAGGAGGTGCTCACCGCGACGAGCGCGACCATCGACTACCTCCGCGAGCACCACGCCGACGAGTCCGTGTTCGCCATCGCCGAGGCGTCCGTAACTGACCAGCTCCGCGACGCCGGCGTGTCACTCGTCGCTGACGCCCGGCGCGCCGACACGGTCGTCGTCGGCTACGACCGCGAGTTCGCGTACGACGACATGGTCGCGGCGCTCCGCGCGTTCGACGCGGGCGCGGACGCGCTCGTCGGCACCGACCCCGACATCACCGTGCCGACGCCCGACGGCCCGGTTCCCGGCTCCGGCGCGATTATCGACGCGGTCGCGAACGTCGTGGAGCGCGACCCCGACGCCGTCCTCGGCAAACCCTCGGACGTGACCGCCCGCCTCGCGCTCGACCGCCTCGACCTCCCGGCCGCCGAGTGCGTGCTCGTCGGCGACCGCCTCGACACCGACATCGCGATGGGGAACCGCGTAGGGATGACGACGGTGCTCGTCCGCACCGGCGTCACCGACGACGAGACGCTCGCCGCGAGCCCCGTGCAGCCCGACTACGTCCGGGACTCGCTCGCGGACGCCCGCGACCTCCTCTAA